Proteins found in one Actinokineospora alba genomic segment:
- a CDS encoding winged helix-turn-helix transcriptional regulator — MTESAWKVVMDEDGLTITGDSFSLSTSTSDPGGLDSVVSALQGVSRASYGQYCGLARAIEAVGERWGMLVVRDLLVNPKSTAELHEGLPGVPMNLLAMRIKEMAFVGIIERSETTDGEGADQYQLTEYGRGLEEILLSFGRWGSAMLTAPRPEDIVTEDSMMVSMRTTFLPEAAAGRSARFQLHFGEVVIHIVIEDGQLEVGRGPLLGAPKIEPGPTFKDVLTREMTVDDAIATGTVKLSGDPDALHTFASMFALPYQDAPQRSSI, encoded by the coding sequence ATGACCGAGTCCGCCTGGAAAGTGGTCATGGACGAGGATGGTCTGACGATCACCGGTGACAGTTTCTCGCTCAGCACGAGCACGTCGGATCCGGGCGGGCTCGACTCGGTGGTGTCGGCGCTCCAGGGCGTCTCCCGGGCGTCTTACGGGCAGTACTGCGGCCTGGCCCGCGCCATCGAGGCGGTGGGCGAGCGGTGGGGGATGCTGGTGGTCCGCGACCTTCTCGTGAACCCCAAGTCCACCGCGGAACTGCACGAGGGACTGCCCGGCGTGCCGATGAACCTGCTGGCCATGCGGATCAAGGAGATGGCCTTCGTCGGCATCATCGAGCGGTCCGAGACCACCGACGGGGAAGGCGCCGACCAGTACCAGCTGACCGAGTACGGGCGCGGGCTGGAGGAGATCCTGCTGTCGTTCGGCCGCTGGGGCTCGGCGATGCTGACCGCGCCCCGCCCCGAGGACATCGTCACCGAGGACTCGATGATGGTGTCGATGCGGACGACGTTCCTCCCCGAGGCGGCGGCGGGCCGGTCCGCCCGGTTCCAGCTGCACTTCGGCGAGGTGGTCATCCACATCGTCATCGAGGACGGGCAGCTCGAGGTGGGCCGCGGCCCGCTGCTCGGCGCGCCGAAGATCGAACCCGGTCCCACCTTCAAGGACGTGCTGACCCGGGAGATGACCGTCGACGACGCGATCGCCACCGGCACCGTCAAGCTGAGCGGCGACCCGGACGCGCTGCACACGTTCGCCTCGATGTTCGCGCTGCCGTACCAG
- a CDS encoding Rcat domain-containing protein, with protein MVRHEGHPDDSGHEGQPTCRSRRHEPGMAPQLAAGLGICPSCRDLTEKTLIELPALFELCADAIEPRPNETPERVGGHRPSGVVRDAGVSVRSDILGVLAAWSGVVTVERGVAGPDELAIRKLVGFLAIHVHWLCSHPRAADFADEVTGLADSVNEAMRPDAGFRVAEGACPHPGCDQTVYAEAQREGAEPYEVSCGAGHVWAPRHWLALRAEQNGPGGGPSPSAEGAE; from the coding sequence ATGGTGCGACATGAGGGCCACCCGGACGACAGCGGGCACGAGGGCCAGCCGACCTGCCGCAGCAGGCGGCACGAGCCCGGCATGGCCCCCCAGCTCGCCGCTGGGCTGGGCATCTGCCCGTCCTGCCGGGATCTCACCGAGAAGACGCTGATCGAGCTCCCGGCGCTGTTCGAGCTGTGCGCCGACGCCATCGAGCCGCGGCCGAACGAGACGCCGGAGCGGGTCGGCGGGCACCGGCCGAGCGGCGTCGTGCGGGACGCGGGAGTCTCGGTGCGGTCGGACATTCTGGGCGTGCTGGCGGCCTGGAGCGGCGTGGTGACCGTCGAGCGGGGCGTGGCGGGCCCGGACGAGCTCGCGATCCGCAAGCTGGTGGGCTTCCTGGCCATCCACGTGCACTGGCTGTGCAGCCACCCGAGAGCGGCCGACTTCGCCGACGAGGTGACCGGCCTCGCCGACTCCGTGAACGAGGCGATGCGGCCCGACGCGGGGTTCCGGGTGGCCGAGGGAGCCTGCCCGCATCCCGGCTGCGACCAGACCGTCTACGCCGAGGCACAGCGGGAGGGCGCCGAGCCCTACGAGGTCAGCTGCGGGGCCGGGCACGTGTGGGCCCCCCGGCACTGGCTGGCCCTGCGCGCCGAGCAGAACGGACCCGGCGGCGGCCCGTCACCGTCCGCCGAGGGCGCCGAATAA
- a CDS encoding FAD-dependent oxidoreductase produces the protein MTAIEKTDVLIVGSGFGGSIAAYHLAAGGAKVTVLERGPWLSGKDFDHDYLLGSSYTKVFDFVAGDGMSVLGGNCVGGGSVVYFAALPRAPKYVFERHGSIGRRMWPASISRKTLDPWYDRVSEVLPVTQQDWNDVTYAGGLWAAACDHSGHTANPVPVGVDAKKCTNCNWMMAGCRFDAKKSLLMNYLPAAMEHGAEIRPLHEVQKLSRTEDGGYRVHYNHIDEEDYRITTGSGQIEAKIVILAAGAGATPPILQRSEDTLGAMPHAVGRYFSGNGERLNTAIINEERVAEVLGLQRPNGKAYEANQIGKGPVVACWDFVDSALPEYERFSMEQLYFPPGLGTILAQAPGATGPSWFGKEKKEILKQWKSWLTIFLMTEDDNEGVFGPPPPTGNAYRISQQMLARGPLSYDPTPNTRRGWELADAKVKEILEKDGLAKVMPWTNDVVGAYTVHPLSSCRIGDDPATSALDDRHELRGHPGIFVTDGSAVPCGITVNPALTIAALAERAIPGIVKAARERGVDVTYGAPLPKSISTSVARPAA, from the coding sequence ATGACCGCGATCGAGAAGACCGACGTCCTGATCGTCGGCAGCGGGTTCGGCGGGTCGATCGCCGCCTACCACCTCGCCGCGGGCGGCGCCAAGGTCACCGTGCTCGAGCGCGGCCCCTGGTTGTCCGGCAAGGACTTCGACCACGACTACCTCCTGGGTTCCTCCTACACCAAGGTCTTCGACTTCGTCGCGGGCGACGGGATGAGCGTGCTCGGCGGCAACTGCGTCGGCGGCGGCTCGGTGGTGTACTTCGCCGCCCTGCCCCGCGCGCCGAAGTACGTCTTCGAGCGGCACGGCTCGATCGGCCGCCGGATGTGGCCGGCGTCGATCAGCCGCAAGACCCTCGACCCGTGGTACGACCGGGTGTCGGAAGTGCTGCCGGTGACCCAGCAGGACTGGAACGACGTCACGTACGCGGGCGGCCTGTGGGCGGCGGCGTGTGACCACAGTGGACACACCGCCAACCCGGTGCCGGTCGGCGTCGACGCGAAGAAGTGCACCAACTGCAACTGGATGATGGCGGGCTGCCGCTTCGACGCCAAGAAGTCGCTGCTGATGAACTACCTTCCCGCCGCGATGGAGCACGGCGCCGAGATCCGTCCGCTGCACGAGGTCCAGAAGCTCTCGCGCACCGAAGACGGCGGCTACCGCGTGCACTACAACCACATCGACGAAGAGGACTACCGGATCACGACCGGCTCCGGCCAGATCGAAGCCAAGATCGTCATCCTGGCCGCGGGCGCGGGCGCGACGCCGCCGATCCTGCAGCGTTCCGAGGACACCCTCGGCGCGATGCCGCACGCCGTCGGGCGCTACTTCTCCGGCAACGGCGAGCGGCTCAACACCGCGATCATCAACGAGGAGCGCGTCGCCGAGGTGCTCGGTCTGCAGCGCCCCAACGGAAAGGCGTACGAGGCCAACCAGATCGGCAAGGGCCCGGTCGTGGCGTGCTGGGACTTCGTCGACTCCGCGCTGCCCGAGTACGAGCGCTTCTCGATGGAGCAGCTCTACTTCCCGCCGGGGCTCGGCACCATCTTGGCCCAGGCGCCGGGCGCTACCGGCCCCAGCTGGTTCGGCAAGGAGAAGAAGGAGATCCTCAAGCAGTGGAAGTCGTGGCTCACGATCTTCCTGATGACCGAGGACGACAACGAGGGCGTGTTCGGCCCGCCGCCGCCGACCGGCAACGCCTACCGCATCTCCCAGCAGATGCTGGCCCGCGGACCGCTGAGCTACGACCCGACGCCCAACACGCGGCGCGGGTGGGAACTGGCCGACGCCAAGGTCAAGGAGATCCTGGAGAAGGACGGGCTGGCCAAGGTCATGCCGTGGACCAACGACGTGGTCGGCGCGTACACGGTGCACCCGCTTTCCTCGTGCCGCATCGGTGACGACCCGGCCACCTCGGCGCTGGACGACCGGCACGAGCTGCGCGGGCACCCCGGCATCTTCGTGACCGACGGCTCGGCGGTGCCCTGCGGGATCACCGTCAACCCCGCGCTCACCATCGCCGCGCTCGCCGAGCGGGCGATCCCGGGCATCGTCAAGGCGGCGCGGGAACGCGGCGTCGACGTCACCTACGGCGCCCCGCTGCCCAAGTCGATCTCCACCAGCGTGGCCCGCCCCGCCGCCTGA
- a CDS encoding DUF5987 family protein — MTLEAFADTIVPGAKRFPTDHAIAGVCDDPGAVEAGAMELLGDPATGVTAGLVPLSGMLNQRAADYAERVGLTLDPELPAFVALDYDHRAALVLELTAWGNPERDGWVLLTMFSNMAYDSAAHRHTAEAIAEGHPGLLAMGFAEPEADGLWRFADFSYGRELAKRHPNTTESGSPE, encoded by the coding sequence ATGACGCTCGAGGCATTCGCGGACACGATCGTCCCCGGCGCCAAGCGTTTCCCGACCGACCACGCGATCGCGGGCGTGTGCGACGACCCGGGCGCGGTCGAGGCGGGAGCGATGGAACTGCTCGGCGACCCCGCGACCGGCGTCACCGCGGGCCTGGTGCCGCTGTCGGGGATGCTGAACCAGCGCGCGGCCGACTACGCCGAGCGCGTGGGGCTGACCCTCGACCCCGAGCTGCCCGCGTTCGTCGCGCTCGACTACGACCACCGCGCCGCGCTGGTCCTTGAGCTGACCGCGTGGGGCAACCCGGAGCGCGACGGCTGGGTGCTGCTCACCATGTTCTCCAACATGGCCTACGACAGCGCCGCGCACCGCCACACCGCGGAGGCGATCGCCGAGGGCCACCCCGGCCTGCTCGCCATGGGGTTCGCCGAACCGGAGGCCGACGGCCTGTGGCGGTTCGCCGACTTCAGCTACGGCCGGGAACTGGCCAAGCGTCACCCGAACACGACCGAATCCGGGAGCCCTGAATGA
- a CDS encoding NAD-dependent epimerase/dehydratase family protein gives MLVSVTGGTGFVGVHTVAAILEAGHRVRLLARDESTVERGLAPLGLSAAGIEVVVGDVLDRARVSRLVRGADVVLHAASVYSFDSRRHDAMRATNVAGTELVLDAARRAGVGRTVYVSSFGALLPARGRVIGPDSPVGRPREAYLATKAAAEVVARGQQAAGAPVVITYPPALLGPHDPKLGDQATRLRNTLRGRMPMWPLGGLPVGDVRDTAALHAALLGPADLAANRYFGPGHYLSTREYVRTLRAVTGRALPTVYLPARAMLPVGLLATLAQRVCPWHIPAEYGAIYTCACAVRIDEHAATNGIAARPVAETFADTVRWLHRGGHLSDRAAGVTARSTVS, from the coding sequence ATGTTGGTGAGTGTCACCGGCGGCACCGGATTCGTCGGCGTCCACACGGTCGCCGCGATCCTCGAGGCGGGCCACCGGGTCCGGCTGCTGGCCCGCGACGAGTCCACAGTGGAACGCGGGCTGGCCCCGCTCGGTCTGTCCGCGGCCGGGATCGAGGTCGTCGTGGGGGACGTGCTCGACCGGGCGCGGGTCAGCCGGCTGGTGCGTGGCGCCGACGTGGTGCTGCACGCGGCCTCGGTCTACTCCTTCGACAGCCGTCGGCACGACGCGATGCGCGCCACCAACGTGGCGGGCACCGAGCTGGTGCTCGACGCCGCGCGTCGGGCGGGCGTCGGCCGGACCGTGTACGTGTCGAGTTTCGGCGCGCTGTTGCCCGCCCGGGGACGGGTGATCGGTCCGGACTCACCGGTCGGCCGCCCCCGCGAGGCGTACCTGGCGACCAAGGCGGCCGCCGAGGTCGTCGCCCGCGGGCAGCAGGCCGCGGGGGCGCCGGTGGTGATCACCTACCCGCCCGCCCTGCTCGGCCCGCACGACCCGAAGCTGGGGGACCAGGCCACCCGGCTGCGCAACACTTTGCGTGGCCGGATGCCGATGTGGCCGCTGGGCGGACTGCCGGTCGGCGACGTGCGCGACACCGCGGCGCTGCACGCGGCCCTGCTCGGCCCGGCGGACCTGGCGGCGAACCGATACTTCGGCCCCGGGCACTACCTGAGCACTCGGGAGTACGTGCGGACGCTGCGCGCGGTCACCGGGCGGGCGCTGCCGACGGTCTATCTTCCCGCCCGCGCCATGCTGCCGGTCGGCCTGCTCGCCACCCTGGCGCAGCGCGTGTGTCCATGGCACATCCCGGCCGAGTACGGCGCGATCTACACGTGCGCCTGCGCGGTGCGGATCGACGAACATGCTGCCACCAACGGGATCGCGGCTCGGCCGGTGGCCGAGACGTTCGCCGACACCGTGCGCTGGCTGCACCGCGGCGGTCACCTCTCCGACCGTGCGGCGGGCGTGACGGCGCGTTCCACGGTGTCTTGA
- a CDS encoding flavin reductase family protein: MSSFATGITVLTAAGDHGHGMTANAFSSVSLEPPMVLCCIARTAQMHEAILRTRHFGVSVLSAEQEDLARYFASKGRPRGQAQFDQVDWFPARHSGAPLLSGSLAWLECELAGVYHGGDHSIFVGTVLDAARREGEALLFFAGGFHQGMPSSRSA; this comes from the coding sequence ATGTCCAGCTTCGCCACCGGGATCACCGTGCTCACCGCGGCGGGGGACCACGGGCACGGCATGACGGCGAACGCCTTCAGCTCGGTGTCGCTGGAGCCGCCGATGGTGCTGTGCTGCATCGCCCGCACCGCGCAGATGCACGAGGCGATCCTGCGCACCCGGCACTTCGGGGTGAGCGTCCTGAGCGCGGAGCAGGAGGATCTGGCGCGGTACTTCGCCAGCAAGGGCAGGCCGCGCGGGCAGGCGCAGTTCGACCAGGTCGACTGGTTCCCGGCGCGGCACAGCGGCGCGCCGCTGCTGTCCGGTTCCCTTGCCTGGCTGGAATGCGAGCTGGCCGGGGTCTACCACGGCGGCGACCACTCGATCTTCGTCGGCACCGTGCTCGACGCGGCCCGTCGCGAAGGTGAGGCGCTGCTCTTCTTTGCGGGCGGTTTCCACCAGGGGATGCCCTCGTCGCGCAGCGCCTGA
- a CDS encoding acyl-CoA thioesterase — translation MTGYYEMRHQVGFEETNFVGNVYYVNYLRWQGHCRERFLIEEAPEVLAEIMDDDLKLFTLKASCEFFAEITAFDELSVRMRLDELTQTQIVFSFDYVQIKDGQESLVARGEQRIACMRGPNNATVPTRVPAQLLEALAPYTSAAAEPARQTTGRSM, via the coding sequence ATGACTGGGTACTACGAGATGCGGCACCAGGTCGGGTTCGAGGAGACCAACTTCGTCGGGAACGTCTACTACGTCAACTACCTGCGCTGGCAGGGGCACTGCCGGGAGCGGTTCCTGATCGAGGAGGCGCCGGAGGTGCTGGCCGAGATCATGGACGACGACCTGAAGCTGTTCACGCTCAAGGCCAGCTGTGAGTTCTTCGCCGAGATCACGGCGTTCGACGAGCTGTCGGTGCGGATGCGGCTCGACGAGCTGACCCAGACCCAGATCGTCTTCAGCTTCGACTACGTGCAGATCAAGGACGGCCAGGAAAGCCTGGTCGCGCGCGGGGAGCAGCGGATCGCGTGCATGCGCGGACCCAACAACGCCACCGTGCCGACCCGGGTGCCCGCCCAGCTGCTCGAGGCGCTGGCCCCCTACACCTCGGCCGCGGCCGAGCCCGCCAGGCAGACGACGGGGAGGTCGATGTGA
- a CDS encoding SgcJ/EcaC family oxidoreductase, producing MSFDSDAAAIAALTQKMVAGWAYGDADTIANLFVEDGTLILAGTFCNGREEVRDYFTKAFEGKYKGTQVTGKPISIRPLGPDAAILLSHGGVLEAGETEVSEAGAIRASWLVVRREGEWRLAAYQNTPRHDVYETAKRAA from the coding sequence ATGAGCTTCGATTCCGACGCCGCCGCGATCGCCGCCCTGACCCAGAAGATGGTGGCCGGGTGGGCCTACGGGGACGCGGACACCATCGCCAACCTGTTCGTCGAAGACGGCACCCTGATCCTCGCGGGCACGTTCTGCAACGGCCGTGAGGAGGTCCGCGACTACTTCACGAAGGCGTTCGAGGGCAAGTACAAGGGCACCCAGGTGACCGGCAAGCCGATCAGCATCCGCCCCCTGGGCCCGGACGCGGCGATCCTGCTGAGCCACGGCGGGGTCCTCGAGGCGGGCGAGACCGAGGTCTCCGAGGCCGGTGCGATCCGCGCGTCCTGGCTGGTGGTCCGCCGCGAGGGCGAGTGGCGGCTGGCGGCGTACCAGAACACCCCGCGCCACGACGTGTACGAGACCGCCAAGCGCGCCGCCTGA
- a CDS encoding acyl-CoA dehydrogenase family protein codes for MATTIPAREELVRKASELTPLLRKHANWVEENRRLHDETIEALADAGVFKFRRPKHYGGYEVDSRTLADVGAVLGQGCGSTSWVTSVYWIPTWMACQFPDEVQDEVFATPDVRVCGTLSPSAMAAPTDGGIIVNGKWGFISGAHHAHWQEVIAILVPPDGQPYPVMALVPMSDLLIVDDWHTSGLRGTGSVSTVAKDLFIPQERILPLPAVLQGQIASQRNANSPLYRSPLLPIASAASVGTIVGMAKGAQQAFLNRLSDRKITYTAYDSQREAPITHFQMAEATMKVDEAEFHAHRLANLVDTKAAEGTEWKLEERAQSRADVGATVRLAKEAVDIFATASGGSSIYSGIPIQRINRDIQAVNQHALMHPNTNTELYGRVLCGLEPNTLYI; via the coding sequence TTGGCCACCACGATCCCAGCGCGCGAGGAACTCGTGCGCAAGGCGTCGGAACTGACCCCGCTGCTGCGCAAGCACGCGAACTGGGTCGAGGAGAACCGCAGGCTGCACGACGAGACGATCGAGGCGCTCGCCGACGCCGGTGTGTTCAAGTTCCGGCGGCCCAAGCACTACGGCGGATACGAAGTGGACAGCCGGACGCTGGCCGACGTCGGCGCCGTGCTCGGCCAGGGCTGCGGATCCACCTCCTGGGTCACGTCGGTGTACTGGATCCCGACCTGGATGGCCTGCCAGTTCCCGGATGAGGTGCAGGACGAGGTGTTCGCCACCCCGGACGTGCGGGTGTGCGGGACGCTGAGCCCGTCGGCGATGGCCGCCCCGACCGACGGCGGCATCATCGTCAACGGCAAGTGGGGCTTCATCAGCGGCGCGCACCACGCGCACTGGCAGGAGGTCATCGCGATCCTGGTCCCGCCGGACGGCCAGCCGTACCCGGTCATGGCCCTGGTGCCGATGTCGGACCTGCTGATCGTCGACGACTGGCACACCTCGGGTCTGCGCGGCACCGGCAGCGTCAGCACGGTGGCGAAGGACCTGTTCATCCCGCAGGAGCGGATCCTGCCGCTGCCCGCCGTCCTGCAGGGCCAGATCGCCTCCCAGCGCAACGCGAACTCGCCGCTGTACCGCTCGCCGCTGCTGCCGATCGCGTCCGCGGCCTCGGTCGGGACCATCGTCGGCATGGCGAAGGGCGCGCAGCAGGCGTTCCTCAACCGGCTGTCCGACCGCAAGATCACCTACACCGCCTACGACAGCCAGCGCGAAGCGCCGATCACGCACTTCCAGATGGCCGAGGCGACGATGAAGGTCGACGAGGCCGAGTTCCACGCGCACCGCCTGGCGAACCTGGTCGACACCAAGGCCGCCGAGGGCACCGAGTGGAAGCTCGAGGAGCGCGCCCAGTCGCGCGCCGATGTCGGCGCCACGGTCCGGCTGGCCAAGGAGGCGGTGGACATCTTCGCCACCGCCAGCGGCGGATCGTCGATCTACAGCGGCATCCCGATTCAGCGGATCAACCGCGACATCCAGGCGGTCAACCAGCACGCCCTGATGCACCCGAACACCAACACCGAGCTCTACGGCCGGGTGCTGTGTGGCCTCGAGCCCAACACGCTCTACATCTGA
- a CDS encoding multicopper oxidase family protein, which produces MLDRRKLLVVGGGVAGGAILVPDLVRGLSADATGHQQAQQPHHIGSVPGARVKRPLAAGEPFSVPMPRLHEQRPVSSTYDTDCYQVDIRPADVEILPGVSTPAFTYNGKFSGPTFRTRVGRRTKIVYRNLLDRPANVHLHGAHVPASQDGHPMDVIQPGQSRTYDYPNTQQGCTLWYHDHSHHTEAEHVYRGLNGFYIIDDPSEDRLGLPRGAYDVPILLRDALFDANGELLFGGNPNDRDVALANGKPAPYFEVDARKYRFRLLNAGTERTFNLTLGTDQEMTQIATDGGLLPAPVVRKSVRVSSAERVEIVIDFARYPVGTKLVLNDAKLGPVLRFDVTRTTSDYSRVPATLRPLPVLPAATVTRDVSMSFDLTTVPFPTGLINGRAWDPARSDFVVKRGTTEIWNVTNADPQYIFHTFHMHLVQFQVLEVNGAPPGIDYQGRKDTFWFDSGDKIKLKATFDSHLGKYAFHCHFLEHSSLGMMAQMEIVP; this is translated from the coding sequence ATGCTGGACCGACGAAAGTTACTCGTGGTAGGCGGCGGTGTCGCGGGTGGGGCAATTCTGGTCCCGGATCTCGTCCGCGGGCTGTCGGCTGACGCGACCGGACACCAGCAGGCTCAACAGCCGCACCACATCGGCTCCGTGCCCGGCGCCCGGGTGAAGCGCCCGCTGGCCGCCGGGGAGCCGTTCTCCGTGCCGATGCCGCGGCTGCACGAGCAGCGCCCGGTGTCGTCCACGTACGACACGGACTGCTACCAGGTCGACATCCGTCCGGCCGACGTCGAGATCCTGCCCGGCGTCAGCACCCCGGCGTTCACCTACAACGGGAAGTTCTCCGGCCCGACGTTCCGCACGCGGGTCGGCCGCCGGACGAAGATCGTCTACCGCAACCTGCTCGACCGCCCGGCCAACGTGCACCTCCACGGCGCGCACGTCCCGGCCAGCCAGGACGGTCACCCGATGGACGTGATCCAGCCGGGCCAGTCGCGCACGTACGACTACCCGAACACCCAGCAGGGCTGCACGCTCTGGTACCACGACCACAGCCACCACACCGAGGCCGAGCACGTCTACCGCGGTCTCAACGGCTTCTACATCATCGATGACCCGAGCGAGGACCGTCTCGGGCTTCCCCGTGGCGCCTACGATGTGCCGATCCTGCTCCGTGACGCGCTGTTCGACGCCAACGGCGAGCTGCTCTTCGGCGGCAACCCGAATGACCGCGACGTCGCGCTGGCCAACGGAAAGCCCGCGCCGTACTTCGAGGTCGACGCGCGCAAGTACCGCTTCCGGCTGCTCAACGCGGGCACCGAGCGGACCTTCAACCTGACCCTGGGCACCGACCAGGAGATGACCCAGATCGCGACCGACGGCGGCCTGCTGCCCGCGCCCGTGGTGCGCAAGTCGGTGCGGGTCTCTTCGGCGGAGCGGGTCGAGATCGTCATCGACTTCGCCCGCTACCCGGTCGGCACCAAGCTGGTCCTCAACGACGCCAAGCTCGGACCGGTGCTCCGCTTCGACGTCACGCGGACCACGTCGGACTACAGCCGCGTGCCCGCCACGCTGCGCCCGCTGCCGGTGCTGCCCGCGGCGACGGTCACCCGCGACGTGTCGATGTCGTTCGACCTGACCACGGTTCCGTTCCCCACCGGGCTGATCAACGGGCGCGCTTGGGACCCGGCGCGCAGCGACTTCGTCGTGAAGCGCGGCACCACGGAGATCTGGAACGTCACCAACGCCGACCCGCAGTACATCTTCCACACGTTCCACATGCACCTGGTGCAGTTCCAGGTGCTGGAGGTCAACGGCGCCCCGCCCGGAATCGACTACCAGGGCCGCAAGGACACCTTCTGGTTCGACTCCGGCGACAAGATCAAGCTCAAGGCCACCTTCGACAGCCACCTCGGCAAGTACGCCTTCCACTGCCACTTCCTGGAGCACTCCTCGCTCGGGATGATGGCGCAGATGGAGATCGTGCCTTAG
- a CDS encoding condensation domain-containing protein: MTEQTSQIPLSFNQTFLCAFDRGAEHGAFGDKHTLSFGCRLSGEVDVDALQGALNDVAERHEALRTEIVRSDPENQHQLVHAPGPVPLVVSDFPADDPRPRDEQAEAFLNELEAGSYSVEQFPLVWGFLGRFDESESVLVVTVHHTATDSWSMEIIMRDLAEFYTARRGLGEANLPELHGFPEFTAYQLESAGSEPTQHALEHWKTKLAGAQILAVKTDRPFDENVTNEYSAYRYRFDAELTETMLKFATANRSTAFMVLMAAYNVLLHKRTGATDIVVPTFTSGRGDERFMATVGPIFNYLLLRTDLSGCASFREVLAKTRTTCFDAYTNDIPFALVANQSPEVLAPFQDPTLAVIAFEVLQTPADITDDLIGDLKYTEIRRRLLPHPLSSHIPNGALWATDVLPSGEMVGSLKFDLNRFDEATVIGLVDGLRETLRNAVTNPDAPIANL; the protein is encoded by the coding sequence ATGACTGAGCAGACGAGCCAAATCCCCTTGTCTTTCAACCAGACTTTCCTGTGTGCCTTCGACCGCGGCGCCGAGCATGGGGCCTTCGGGGACAAGCACACGCTGTCGTTCGGCTGTCGCCTCAGCGGAGAGGTCGACGTCGACGCCTTACAGGGCGCGCTGAACGACGTCGCCGAACGGCACGAGGCGCTGCGCACCGAGATCGTCCGGAGCGACCCCGAGAACCAGCACCAGCTGGTGCACGCGCCGGGTCCGGTTCCCTTGGTGGTCAGCGACTTCCCGGCCGACGACCCGCGGCCGCGCGACGAGCAGGCCGAGGCGTTCCTCAACGAGCTGGAGGCCGGTTCGTACAGCGTGGAGCAGTTCCCGCTCGTCTGGGGATTCCTCGGCAGGTTCGACGAGTCCGAATCGGTGCTCGTGGTCACCGTCCACCACACGGCCACCGACTCGTGGTCGATGGAGATCATCATGCGGGACCTGGCCGAGTTCTACACCGCGCGCCGCGGCCTGGGTGAGGCGAATCTGCCTGAGCTGCACGGGTTCCCGGAGTTCACCGCCTACCAGCTGGAGAGCGCGGGGAGCGAGCCGACCCAGCACGCGTTGGAGCACTGGAAGACCAAGCTCGCGGGGGCCCAGATCCTCGCGGTGAAGACGGACCGGCCGTTCGACGAGAACGTGACCAACGAGTACTCGGCGTACCGCTACCGGTTCGACGCGGAGCTGACCGAGACCATGCTGAAGTTCGCGACGGCCAACCGCAGCACCGCCTTCATGGTGCTGATGGCCGCGTACAACGTGTTGCTGCACAAGCGAACCGGCGCCACCGACATCGTGGTGCCGACGTTCACCTCCGGCCGCGGCGACGAGCGGTTCATGGCCACCGTCGGTCCGATCTTCAACTACCTGCTGCTGCGCACGGACCTCTCCGGCTGCGCGTCCTTCCGCGAGGTGCTGGCCAAGACCCGCACCACGTGCTTCGACGCCTACACCAACGACATCCCGTTCGCGCTGGTGGCGAACCAGTCGCCGGAGGTGCTGGCCCCGTTCCAGGACCCGACGCTGGCGGTGATCGCCTTCGAGGTGCTGCAGACCCCTGCGGACATCACCGACGACCTGATCGGCGACCTCAAGTACACCGAGATCCGGCGGCGCCTGCTGCCGCACCCGCTGAGCTCGCACATCCCCAACGGCGCGCTGTGGGCGACCGATGTGCTGCCGTCCGGGGAAATGGTCGGCAGCCTCAAGTTCGACCTCAACCGGTTCGACGAGGCCACCGTGATCGGGCTCGTCGACGGACTGCGCGAGACCCTGCGCAACGCCGTCACCAACCCGGACGCGCCGATCGCGAACCTCTAG